The region attaaaaactgattttaatatactaaaatataattaattaataaaatttgcAGAAACAGAATTCTGGAAGTCAGGTTGGGAATTCTAGGATCAAACTCGGGTCAATAATCTCAGGAAAACGGGTTGGAACCCGGGTTTTCGGGTCGCTGAAGAACAGCCGCCGTTCTGCCCAGAAACCGGCGCCGGCGAGCTGTTTCCGGCGAGCCCAATTCGAACGTACAGGTCATTGGTTCTGCAAGATTTTTGTTCCGTTCAATTCCATGTGGCTGCAGCAACACAACCCTGCCATTCTCCTTCAGCTCCGTCACCTCAGTCGCCCTCTCCggccaaaaacgtaacaacgccGGCGAGCTCGATGTCCAAGTCCGGCGAACTCCAGTCGGGGTCAAAACACCACCATTCGAATCGATTTTTATATGAATTTCACTCAGAATCTCACCAGCAACACAACCAAACCAACAACACAACCTGAAAATCACTAGAACCAATTTTCCGATCAAACCAAAAATTTTTCCGGCCAAACTCCGTTTTGCTTCGTTCGTACACAGAAAATTACaatctatagcttaaaataaagcttagAGTATacacaatcaaacccctataaCCAAAATAACCTCAGAATCATGTAACTTCAAAAACGAATCAAAATAAAATGATAaaaacttgaaactaagaactactATCTAGAACATAACTCCGATCAATTAAATAGCACAAATCAATTGTAAATAAGTACAGGAAATTAtaccaagcatcaaaatcaacccagaaccccagaatcaaaaacgcctaaatcaaacataaaccctaaaaatatgaATTGAAAATCAACGTAATAAAACATAAAATTGATGATAGAATTGGAAAGTAGGGATCAAGAGCTTTCGATTGAGTACTCACATGTTTGATTTGGagatcagaatcactgtcaaatctttgcttgaaatcaagaactcaagaaccctaatttctgaatttgggaattaatttgcagaattatgaattaattaataataatcaggatatttatagtatgaaaaataatactcctaaataaaattaagggctaattatacatttaataaaaatatttggccctaatttttataatttttgggtattaaaatttaatttataaatattttatatatacaatatatataccaaaaattcccaaaaattgtgaataattcaaaaatacaaagaaatggtataaataaaagtcctataattttataaaaataaaaatgtgatttttgtggggtttttaacacccaatggggcccggaaaagtcatttttcgtaaaatgagaaaatttataaaatatctagatgttcagaatattgcgattgtaaaagccgtttgatgaaaaataaggcccattattttatttgaaatactggctttaaaatcattatttgggtTGCAAAGCGTTTCAAATGAAACCTttgaatacgatataaaacatctgaaaaataccttaaaaatacagaaatgatacagaatacacgtagcatataacaattagggtttaacagataatcacacataactgacatattaatacacatattttattataaatatgatataatacaacgtaaatttcccggtaGTTACAATCAAGGTATTCCTCTTTGATCGATATGATCAATACCCGGGGGGATGAGTATCCATCTGATGCTCATTTGGACGTTTTTGACCACGTCAACACGTTCTATGATACGAAGGAGCTAGAGAAACTGAGGCTCGCATTCAGGGTCAAAGAGCcctacaagcttgttcttgcAGGTCCGGCAGATAGGACTTGCCACTGGAAGAAAGATGTTTTATGCGTTTTCAGGGACACCATAAGGGCAGGTATTAGGTTCCCCTTTCACCCTTTTATTCCTGTTCTATTAGCAGATGTCGGGATCAACCCTTGCCAACTCCCGAATGCATGGAGGTTGATTCTTTGCTTCTTGTCACAATGTGCCCCCAACAGTTGCTGtgttcagaaagatttttcagtttaaGAATAGCCCTGATAAGAATCCAGGATGGGTTAGTCTGAATCAACGCCCAACAATCCTACATATAGTAAATGGGAGGTCCATCCCGGATAACAATATGGGGTGGAAAAAAGAGTTTTTGTACTTGGTTTGGGAAGGCGACGATTGGGGCACACTCTTTCGTTCGTCATTCGGGCAAGTGGTCGATGGGAGCCCCAACGACATTGTGTTGTCTGAGGAAGAGACGACAACATTCAATCTCCTTACCCAGGATAACGGGACATCTCCCTCCAGGGACCTTATCAAGAAGACGGTTCTGGTAGAGCACGGCCTTTCTCTCGTCCCTATGAAAAGTAATTATAActttatctttcttcttttgCATATTTGGCTTGATCCTTTTCTAGTTTCAACTGACTTTTAATCCTTCATGCAGTGGCTGAAAAGATTGTAGAGGCGACCAAGCCCAAGGACTTGGAAACCACGAGAATGAAAAGGGCTGGGAGAGTTTTCAAGGACCCGCGCCTAagtgatcgcttccctgagtttcTACTTCAGGAGCGAGAAGgggatgaggaaggccccagccaacccCTGCGTACTAAACAAAAGCCAGGGGCCTTCTTCCAGCCGACATGGGGAATTCGGGGAAAAGACACGATTGTCGGAAATATAAAGCATGCTAAAGAATGGTCGCttcagtcaatatctccagtAGACTACCAGGATTTTGTCTTTCAACGGGACTTGGAATCCAATGAGCTGTTTGGCGCTCAGGCTATGGCGACGGTAACTCGTTGTTGTTTTTCCCCTTTTCTTTATTTACTTTCTTCTCTTAGCTGAAACTTTCGTTTCTTTTACTTCCTTTTCTTTTAGGAAAATGTCCACTTCCAAGGGGCGCTTCATCAAGCTAAGGCTTAGAAGGTGGCTTATGATGACACCACCAAGAAGCTCGAGGAGGCCAATGAACAAGTCGAGAGCCTCAAGTCCCAGcttgcctcttccacttctgacttGGAGACTGCTCGGGCCAAAATTGTCATTTTAaatgatgaaaaagaaaaaaGTTTCGACGCTTGGATGGATACTCAGGAGTTCAAAGACCTTATAGAGGAGCATGATGCCCTTACTCACCCCATgagctataaggaaggctgggatgctgcgGTTGAGGCCATTCAAGCATAATACCCGGAAATGCTTGAGACAGAATCCTTCCCTTGCCCCCTTAAGATCCCAAGGCTGGGGGGAGTAACAGATAGGGTCGTGGACCTTATTCGTGAAGAGGAACGATCAGTCCCTTCTCCTGATTATGGAGCTTCTTCATCCAAGGCTCCAGTCATGAGCCAAGGTCAGAAAAGAAAAGTGCCTGAGTCCAGCTCCGGAGAAGAGGAATCCTCCTCTGAGGAAGAGGCCGAGCCTAATATGAAGAAGGCCAgagtggaagagcctccaagacCAGCACCTCCAAAGGCATCTGAGGATAGTTCTGAGGAGACTTCCGCGGAAACTTCCGAGGAGACTTCCGAAGGGCCAACTCAGGAAACATCTGAGGAGACTTCAGAGGAGGCTTCAGAGAGTGGCTTCGAGGAGTCCAGACCTCCTAAATCGAGTGTTTAgcttttttattttctttattttgtaaAATACTTCTTGAAATTGACTTTGTTATAATTTGGGGTCTTACTTATGTTATTTTCTTTTGCTTTATATGCTTTTTAATAGATTAGCTATTTGAACCACACAGCTCTAAGAATCATGCATTGAATAATAGAAACAAGACTGAAAACAGATGGATATAACAGACTTATTAATGTTACTAATGGCATCCCTATCAAAGCATGAATCTTGCTAAGTAAACCAATCGTTATTATAACTTGTCTTTCCAAAGTTTGAAATAATTTCAACTTTAAGAATATATATcttggtttttcaaaaccttttATAAAATGAGTTCAAACCTTAATAGTCATGAACTAAAACGTAAATCCTACTAATAATGATATataaaatcctaagcaagcaaagcttcaaggtgcttttgaACCTTGGTACTACTATAGTAAGTACAAGCTATAGGTAGTAAACTTTCAGGTTTCGATCATGCCAAGTCCGAGGTACTTCCTCCCCATCCATGGTGTCCAACTTATAagatcctcttccttgaacgctcttaaccCTGTACGTCCCTTCCCAGTTTGGGGTGAGTTTTCCTTTCTGCCCTATTCCAGATGCTTCCACCTTCCTAaggaccaaatctccttgcttgaagaatctctctttCACCCCTAGGTTATAGTAAAAAGaggcttttttctgatattccataATCTTTGTGTGCGCcgcatctcgtacttcatcaattaggtCCAGGGCTAGTCTtttcccttcctcattttcttcttcatTATATGCTTGGATTCTGGGAGGTGAGTGTGATATTTCCACAGGAATAACCACCTCTGCTCCATATGCCAACATAAAGGGCGTTGCTCCGgttgtgactctacaagtagtccgaTAAGCCCAAAGTATTGAGAGTATTTCATCCACCTAATTATTCCTGGATTTCTTGATCCTTTTCTTCAGCCCATCTAAAATTATACGATGAGCTACGGAGGTAAATCGCAACTCGATCTCATTCTCCTCGCAATACTTTATGAACTCTtcgttgttgaactgtgttccattatcggtgaccAGGATACGGGAAATTCCATATCTACACATGATATTTTCCTACAGGAATTGTgtaacctgcttagttgtgatcttggctaaaggtttagcttcaatccacttagtgaaataatctaTAGCTATAATCATGAACTTCCTTTGagctgtggccatgggaaaatgtccaagaatatccattccccacatagcaaatgGGATTGGGGAGTTTATGGAAGTCAGTATTTCAGGAGGTTGCCTTACTATAAGGGCATGTTTCTAACATCGATCACACCTCTTAatatattctttggcatcagccatcatttctggccaataaaagcctaaacgggttatcttatgtgTCGGTGCTCTGCCctcaagtgttgcccacaaatacctttatgtacttcttcaagagccaagcgtgcctcatcaggcctgagacatcttaaataaggaaccacaTATGACCTTTTGTACAAAATTCCGTCGATCAAGGAATACCTCAGTGCTCGCACGGCTAACTTTtgtgcttcagtcacatcatGTGGGAGCCAACCAGTATGAATATGGGctttaatgggatctatccatgacgtccccagccctataggggatacaagcttaacatcaatgctccgtgtttttaAAATGCGGAAGTACACACATCCTGAACTCTTCTCTATCTCTGACAAACCGAACTCAGACAAcacatctgccttagcattttcctctcttggaatgtgctcaacgtggcattcatcgaactgagtcattACAGCCCTTACCAGGcgtacatacttagccattgtttcatctcttgcctcgaactctcccttgacctgggatatgacaAGCTTTGAATCCCCAcagaatttcaagttcttgaccctcaatgtccctgctaggccaaggccagctatcaaagcttcatattctgcttcattatttgtggttgggaagtccaACTTTATAGCATATTCAATCAGGAGCCCATCTGGGATTTGTAAGACTAGCCCTGCTCCActtgagtttgtttttgatgctccatcaaaatagagaacccaaaaTTCCTTGTCCTTGTTATGTTCTCCTTCATTATCCTCTTTCCTCTCCATACCCTGAGGTTCAGTACTTTCCtacccccgacttcttggttggggatggtatactcaaccacgaagtcagccaagaCTTGGGCTTTTATCACCGTTTGTGGCTTATACTttatgtcaaattctcccaactcaaTAGCCCATTTAATCAGCCTTCCACTAGCTTTAGGATTGTGAATAATCTTTCTCAAAGGTTAATTcgttagcacttcaattttatgagcttggaagtaagtACGCTATTTCCTTGAGGCCATCACCAGGGCTAGAGCGAATTTTTCAATagtcgaataattcaactcaCCTTCATACAAAATTTTACAgacatagtatatgggtttctggactttaagttcctccttaaccaatacagcgctcaaggcattttctgaaacggccaagtataagtataaaaTCTCATTCAGAGCTGGTTTGGCCAACATCGGGGCTTGaaccatatacttctttaatccTTCAAACACCTCCTGACTTTTCTCAGTCCATACGAAATCTTTAACCTTCTTCAGGGATTTAAAGAATGGCAAGCACTTATCTCCAGATTCGGAGATGAATCATCCTAGATCTGCAACTCTTCCAGTGAGTTTCTAGAACGTCCTTTATGGAATGTGGCGGTTCCATATCTAAGATAGCCTTTATTTTATTAGGATTATCCTCGATTCCTCTCTtagagaccatcagtcccaaaaaCTTCCAGACCCgactccgaaagcacactttgtaggatttaacatcattttgtgatatctcagcacctcaaaagcttccctgAAATGAGTTATGTGATTAGCTTTTACcagacttttgactaacatgtcatcgacataaacttccatagttttgcaaataagatccttgaaaatcttatttaccaacctttgataggttgctcctgcattcttaaggcaaaacaccataacaagataacaaaaaacaccaaagtcaataatgaatgataccttcaggatgtcatccttatgcatcttaatctgattatatccactgaatccatccataaaactcagcatctcgTGACCAGCAGTCGCATCTATCAATGTATTTATTCTTGGTAGTGGAAAATAATCCTTCAGGCATGCGTCATTCAAATCAGTGAAATCcacgcacattctccattttccattagccttctttaccatcacagggtttgttaaccattccagaaattgtatctcttcaataaaaccagcctccaagagcaTTTCCACTTCTTTCTTGATTACCTCCTGCCTCTCAAGGGCAAAGCTCCTTCTCTTTTGCTTCACAGTCTTTTGATTTGGATCTACATTCAACTTGTGGGTGATCATTCCGGGTCTatgccaggcatatcagctgctgaccatgtaAATACATCAATATTCTCTTGTTAAAACCTcatcaacttccctctaaggggcttcTCCAGTGACgctccaatgaaagttactttctcaggatcctcgggatCCAAAGGAATCAGAACCAAGTCTTCTGCtagcttccctcttttctcatcattttaacggatatccagatcttcaataggcaaaaCCTGCCCCCTACTCTATCTGCCCTAAGAGAGGCTACATAAAAACTctttgccatcttttgatctcctctctcttctccaatcccgttctgggtgggaaacttcatcactgaatggtaagaagaggggactgccttgaaagtATGTATTACCGTTATTCCCATAATCGCATTATAAGTTGatccagcctttaccactacgaagtctaacatctgtgttgcttgtcttggttcctgacctatggtcatcggtaacttaattatcccttccacggaGCACTCAACTCCAGCGaaaccatatattggcatgtcagttggggttaattgagaatcattgtaacccatccttataaAGGTATCATGAAGCAAAATGTCCACTGAGGCACCATTGTCTGCAAGGACTCTTTTTactgggttgttccctattatccgtgttatgaccagaggatcgtcatgaggaaatttgacACCCTCTAAATCAAAATCATCGAATGTCATTGTTACTcatgtcctagccctcttcggggcttcacCGATAATAggcataacttctctagtataggCTTTCCTCGAGTTTCTGGATGAACctgcagcagttggtcctccaaataTTGTATTTATTACTGGTCCTCGGGACTGAGGTCCCCCAAAGATTGCGTTTATCACCGGCCCCctgggttggggatttcgccctaGATCATCCTGATCCCTTTTATAATCATCGAAGTTccttcttccattattattcatATCTCCTCCATCTCCGGTATACTTGCTCAGTCTTCCTTTCCgaataaggaattcaatttcatccttcaattgcctacactcaacagtgtcatgaccagcatccttgtgaaatctgcaatatttgcttttatctagcttggtaggatcagccttcaggggcttaggccaacgaacatccctatctttctcgatttccatcaagatctgacttctaggagcgttcaacttagcatattcaatgaacttttgtccaggtcctcccttcttcggggttaaATCAGTATTTTGCTaagttctaggatacttgtccttagcaatatattccagatcagttttttgCTTCTTGCCACCAGCAGGCTCATTATTAACTattgtcttcctcatgcttttcTCCATtttgatgtacttcccgaccctgtctaggagctgcaacatgcttttagggggcacttggctaatgacatcttgaaaaactcatccctagttccctgctgCAGCGCTATCATAGCTActttgtcatcaaggtccgggacctTCAAAGATTCCTTGGTGAAACggttcagatagtctctcaaagACTCTTTTACCCCTGCataatgctcatgagggatgctgaacttttctcatgcactctcccactgatgaattgcttaataaaagcttgacttagctctctgaaggacccaatagaatttgGAGGCAAATGGCTATACCATCTTTGATCCATTCCAgatagggtttgaggaaaggaCTGACACTTAATAACATCGTTCACGggctgcagcaacagtgcattagagaatgtcctgacatgattagcgggatctccagtaccatcataagcttttatggtgggcatcttaaacttcgttgagatatgggtattcattatctcttcagtgaatgatggagtgggatcatcaggatctcctaggggcagaagatcacttggatcagcccttgggacaacagttCTTCTTTGTagcggaccatccaggtctatgattggaggaggatttctcctcctcGAAGGTAGTGGGGGTCTTGGGGTCAAGTGCtcctccaagtcgcgcttcagcctttggatctcagcctcgtgagccctgattctctcctgcacttcttggggattcgtccttCGGGTGCTCTTAGGACGCTGATTACCATCAGGCATTGGCTCTTTActagcacgcctccttcttggagcCACATCATAATCTAAAGATTCGGAttctctctcagtataaggtcCAGAGAACTCTTGGTCCtccggaataggagccaaaccGCGTATATAGGGGCAATTGCCCTTGCGCTTCACTCCGATttgcatgtccacttcctccaacctcggggtataggggcatcccataaggggggttagtggtcacaatagttgaatactcatacctaACGGGTCAAggattcacaggtgcatgtagctgctgaagttgggaattcgtcccttgaggagccgggggattcgtccATTATGGTTGAGGCTCAGTTGCCCCTATCAAGGTTCCTCCTTGGATGGAGGCGTAATATGAGTGTGGGGATATCTCCACCATTGACGAAATTGTTTTAGTCATCCCAGCTGGTGTTGCTTCTGGGGCATTGCTCCCgctccgtgttctcaccatggtgATTGTTATGCTTTCTCATAGACGGCGataaatgttatggataaaaaactagggtgaattaattgttgtatttactactagggttcgtgagcttcgaggctctaTTTGACTGatcttgtgtctcgtgactcaatctaccttaacaagatgcctatgtaccttgctgattgccaaggatcaagtcaaaaatgtcgttctgatttgtggggtgaggccccttatatagatgttgggagtccttgaattggactagggttatgAGACTTGGGGGACAAGTCTCAGAATTTGGATAGACTTTGGAGTTCTATAATAAAGGAATCAGACTCCCTGTTGGTTTAGGTGCCCTCTAGGCTATCTTCCATAGAGTTATATTACTGATTGGACTTATTTAATGAGTTGTTAATcctccttatttattaattatgaaattaataaatattcatggctattgggccttctttgttccatcaggcctgatcaatgtatTAACCTTCTtgggcctgatcaatgtgttaaccttcttggtctgaatgtcatacatatAGCCTTCTTTAATGGGCCTTACAGCCCTAGATgtattaatgcaatattaatgaTGTAATTAAGGTTTATTTTATCCCTATCAACCATTAAATTTGAAAAGCGTGTAAACATACTGTTATGTtgttgaatttattgtagctaatcgTAATCGATTAGAGtttagcaacctcaaggtttatattaaaaaataatatataccTCGAATTATTTTGTGCTTGTTTTTTATTCTGTACTTTAAGGAAGAACATAAAACAAATCGAAAGAAtttgtaggtatcgtattcaacccccattctacgatactttgggactaacaattggtatcagagcttgttgattgacatacaaatcaagatccggagaaaAAAAACCAAATCAGacaagttcttgaaaaaattcttaaatttttttaattttaaaaaatatttaatcttgaaatttttgaatcttaaatatttttatttcgccaagatgatgaacaaccaaaAAATTGGAAGTATCAAGGTTCCCCTTTTGATCAAGAAAATTACAACcaatggaagaaaaagatgatgatgttcatgaaagcttcgaatcattatatattgggatattactgaatggtTCTTGTGTTCCGATGGAAATAATTCCCGAAGCGACAACCGCCACTGGTGGGAGAATTCCTTTGACATCTACTCCCAAGGATCCGTCCAAATATACGGATCTGATAAGGAGCTGATAAATCTAGACACAAGCCTTTACTCAAAATAGTGGAATCAACTGATAAAGATATGAGTCATAAACTTTTAGAAGGTAATAGTGCAAAGGAAATGTAGGAAACCATTGAGCTGTTAATGGAAGGTTCTGCTGAAGTCAAAGAAAAAAGAATGGATATCTTGACGACTCAATATGAAGCGTTTAAATTACAACCCGAAGAAACACTATCTTCTCTCTTTGAAAAATATGCAAGACTACCAAGCGAATTAAAATTGCAGGGCAAAATTTATCTGATGTGTGAGTCTAACAGGAAGTTCATGCTGACTCTATCAGCTCACTTGGAACAGAAGAACACATCCATCAAAAAGAGGGTTGACTATATCACTATGCCCCTGGATGTGATATCTGGAAAATTGAGACCATGAAACAGAATCAGAGCAGATAGCTATAATTTATGGCCCTATTTCTGTTAACCGCAAGAGTAcgacacttgcaaaaaccactgcacttgttGCTCATGAACCTGAAAATTTAGAATTTAAGGTTGTACCCTCCTCAACAATTAAAGAAATTTTTATAGCTGAAATTGTTCAAGGTGAGCTAGAAGATGAAAGTGAGTTTTACACTCAAGAAGAACATAAAGATTTGGAAGATAAATCGATGGTTTACATGACTTCGAAATTCAGTCATGTTAGATTTAGAAGAAATCCCAACTACAAGTCTAGGGGCTCATCTGGCATATTTCAGAAATGAAGCTATTCGTTAGGGTCAATCTCTAGAGGAGGGTACAAGTCAAGATGGGTGGACAAGAGAAAAACAATATGTTACAACTGCAATGAATTGGGGCACTTCGCATCTAAATGCAGAAAGCCCAAGGAAGCAAAAGGAAAGGATTCCTATAAAAAAAAGAAACTTAAGAAGACCTGAAGGGACggaatgagaagctgaaacaaACGATGAATGCATATGTGGTTAAGGAGAAAGAAAGAGCATACATTGttgaaggtaaaagttgggatgatactgattcggatGATGAGGAAGAGTATGTAAATCTAACTCTTATGGAAGACTCTGTAGAGGAATCACTgcaatcatctcaggttcctgaacttaccatTATTTATATGTCTTCTGAATACAAATATACTGTGCATaaacttactttagaattgtataatgttctgttaggaatatgttatgaacttgatgataagttaacaaaacaccttagtagatttaacttagtaaattttttagcactcgacggatgatcaaatataatcccaacggatgaactttatagtcccgacggatatcaaactaacatccatcgagtgagcagcttatgtaacaaataagaattgtagcacatttctgcaagcaaCATTATATAGATTTTGTAGGaatatatgagtcatgttgactactagtggatatacataatagggtgactaattgtaaatataagatgccttttaattctgtataaatgaaatggagtcaagtgacataaaagactcccgacggatgatcaacaagactcccgacggatgatcaacaaagctctcgacggatgataggcatagtcctgacggatgatcaaattcaaatagttgttgacagtgacaacatagtcacatgcattgggtgtttgcaaaaggaatgtggtagcctgttaagcaggaatttgagaacaaagaagcattatcatttccatgcaattgtgaagatattcaaagatgctggaatagagtaatgaagtagcatggagttagactagatatattttttttattatcatatcttattatcatgtaaacttggtgatatataaaccaagtgtagcaagtagaacaattaactaagcaagcctATTTTCAGAGAAACAAATCAAGAtgtattctgtaagcatttctctgtagtttagttgttcaaacttgtaagcagctgtgagctattcaaaagcttcacagggttctcatttgatatatatgtatatatatatggtggatacttttaaatccaccagaaagttttaaaagcttgagtttttattacttagtgtttttatttctatcattcttttattccacaccattgctaatcaaacactgttatgtTTATCAAGCTAGAActttctttaaatttgaaaaagtagccagaattacattcaaccccccttctgtaattcttgttatatttttagggaataacaattggtatcagagcaagctcttgaagaacaaagagtataaagatcacaacaaacaacaagatgaacaaaaaggatgttggagtaaagattccatttctagacaaagacaactatcactactttaaggtgaagatgcacctacatcttctttcccaagatgaggcctatgtggaatacatagagagaggtcctcatgtaccaatgaaagctgcaactggcaacgagccatctgttccaaaacctaggcatgaatggtcagaccctgatattgagcaagtcaagaaagataagaagaccatgaatatattgttcaatggagttgatggtgatatgtttgataacatcattaattgtaaaatagccaaagaggtttgggacataatcctgattatctgtgatggtactgagcaagtaagggagaacaagatacagctactgattcagcaatatga is a window of Apium graveolens cultivar Ventura chromosome 11, ASM990537v1, whole genome shotgun sequence DNA encoding:
- the LOC141695292 gene encoding uncharacterized protein LOC141695292, with translation MLAYGAEVVIPVEISHSPPRIQAYNEEENEEGKRLALDLIDEVRDAAHTKIMEYQKKASFYYNLGVKERFFKQGDLVLRKVEASGIGQKGKLTPNWEGTYRVKSVQGRGSYKLDTMDGEEVPRTWHDRNLKVYYL